DNA from Kogia breviceps isolate mKogBre1 chromosome 3, mKogBre1 haplotype 1, whole genome shotgun sequence:
AATACTAATTTGATCCTGATCCATATCTGATAATGTTTTCATATAACTTTTGTGAGTTTGAAAAATGCCAGATTTTACAAAACAATTACCTACCTAATACCATGTATGGATAAAACTAAACTGAGTCCAATTTTGTATCTAGGCCAAGAGGTGACTCCCGCAGGAATTCTGAAGAGCCAAAATGATGTGACAGTGAATAATGAGTAGTACCTACTGTGGCAACTCTTCAGCTAAGATGAGTGTCAACGAAGTGTCAGCTTTCTCGTTGACTCTGGAGCAAAAAACTGGCTTCGCTTTTGTTGggattttgtgtatcttcttgggACTTCTTATCATCAGATGCTTCAAAATCCTGTTAGACCCATATAGTAGCATGCCTTCCTCTACATGGGAAGGTGAAATTGTAGAGTTTGATAAAGGGACATTTGAACATGCACTTGCCTGAGTGTTCCAGCTTTATAGTTTTTAGGGTTATACCACTGGGCCACATGGTGGACACAACTGTAATTTCCTTCAGTGTGCTGGAGGAAGATCATTTCATTCACTGAATTCAATAAATGTGTATGGTTAATTTATCCACCATGCTGTGTTAGTGATAAACCATTGTTGGGGTTCCTCACTTTCCTCTGTCCTCACATTGAGGTTTCTAATGAATAGAGCATAAGGATAACTCCAGCCACATATAATATCTTTATTCTTCCTGCATCTGCCCCTATGCAACACCCAGACACTCTCTCCATATTCCTGactctgccccccccccttgcTCTAGAGAATTAGGTGTCAAAGACAAGGACCCCTCAGTCCaaagaataaatagaatatgATTTTCCTAATAATAGCCATAGGTCCACAATGTTCATACAAACCCTACAAGCAACCATAGGCCATAAAGTTCCCCAAATGTCACAATTTGACACttctatttcttctccttctaggatcTCTTGCAATAAAATCCTCTAGCTTGGGATCATACTGatactccctcctcttccccttttaTAAATAGCATTAAAAAGGGAGTTTTCATCATCACCTGGTGGAAACAAGAAACAAGAAGTCCAGTCTCTGCCACCAATAGAGCTATCAACCTTGGCCAAGTCATCTTATCTCTGTAGACTTCATTGAGGAAGGTAACCAGAGGATTTTTAACATCCTGTTTAATTCTAGTGCCCTATGAGCTCTACAAATATACCTGGAAACCCAGGGATCTGAGATGAATGAGGATTTTAAAGACGTCATGAAAAGTTTTTCAGTTTAGGAGCCTAAACTCTGAGATTTGAATTCTAATGTTGCCTAGCCAAGAACAAGCAATATGACCTAGAAAGTTACCTAATGGGAACTTAAGTTCCATATCTGCAAAACAAGGATAAAGAAACCTATCCTACATGTTTTACAAAAATGTTGGCAGGACCAAGTTACATATAATGAGTGGGAAAGTAATTTGAAAACCAGAAAACACTGTT
Protein-coding regions in this window:
- the CTXN2 gene encoding cortexin-2; the protein is MSSTYCGNSSAKMSVNEVSAFSLTLEQKTGFAFVGILCIFLGLLIIRCFKILLDPYSSMPSSTWEGEIVEFDKGTFEHALA